The Brevundimonas sp. SORGH_AS_0993 genome segment CCCAGGATCGACGGATCGACGCGCGTGGTCAGTTCCGGCGCCTTGCCCAGGCTCTTGTTCAGGGCGGCCTTGATCTCGGCCAGTTGCTTGGCGTCCAGCGGCTGGGCCGAGACGACCTCGGCGGCGACGATGCCGGCGTGTTTGGCGTAGAGGCGCTCGAACCCGGCGATCACGGCGCCCAGGTCCCTGGCGCGGCCGTTCTGGGCCAGCAGGCCCAGGAAGTTGACGGTGCTCTTCTCGAATCTGGCTTGCGTCGCCACGGCGACCAGACCCTTGACCTGATCCTCGGCCGAAATGACCGGCGAGCGGGCCAGACGGCGCAGGTCGGCGCTTTCGGTCCAGGCGGTCTTCAGCGCGACGACATCGGCGCGCACGGCGTCCAGGCGGCCGGTTTCCAGCGCCAGATCGAACAGCGCCTGTGCGTAGCGATCGCCGACTTCCGTCGTTCTGAAATCATCAGCCACTGATAAGGGTCCGAGGTCGTTGTGTCAGGGTCGTG includes the following:
- a CDS encoding F0F1 ATP synthase subunit delta, which translates into the protein MADDFRTTEVGDRYAQALFDLALETGRLDAVRADVVALKTAWTESADLRRLARSPVISAEDQVKGLVAVATQARFEKSTVNFLGLLAQNGRARDLGAVIAGFERLYAKHAGIVAAEVVSAQPLDAKQLAEIKAALNKSLGKAPELTTRVDPSILGGLKVKVGSKLFDASLKTKLDQMKFALKRA